The genomic stretch atgcatcatgtagtgtagcttagtgtagattgcatttagtgtagaaatcatgcatcatctttgcataatttccatcattttggccattgaggacaatgcccatattagtgtggggatgggaattctaacatttaactcttattcaaaaatccaaaaatttgaaaaaaagttcaaaaatcataaaaatttgaaaattgaaaacccaaaaaaacatgtttatttccttttgtagtcttgtatatataatattgtatatattgtgcttgttctatccttgttcacattgattgactacgccacatccgagacatgaggattatgaagaccgcatggtatgatctttccaacctcctttttcctctttatgttaatgactatgtggctttattttgattgatgcggtataacaatgtgaacttaggacttgcatttagtttatatgtcatattagttgatagaatcacttgcattaggatgtttatattagttgcatcatggcatgtagttgcatgttagaaatgttttgaaaaatgtctatttaggaactttgacaagagcaactaagccattacaaatacttgttcaacttaagactttgcctacaaGAATGGTTGTAAAATACCCTacatagtgtcatactagtatcttttgacccatgacccaaagcctagtcaagggtttgcatgtgagtcacctatccaaccccgtgatgcgatgtggacttggttaacttgtctaggtgaccttgtttgaccttgtggtaaggcaacccaaaaatattttctatcaataagcttgaagtgctcatttcaaagaattttgtcatgtggaagtaatctaatgccaaggaacctcaaatgttatgaattgttgaaagttgagaaatttaagttgttttgatagaggcgtaccacttcgatgtgctttggtgcgggatccattgaattgggccccccaTACGGCTGTGAATTCGGctgcccagagacagagtgactatcaccccgaaaagctattgtctagaggttaaccggttgcctaataagcgattggcgaaagcaaaggacactagaccggaagggacaaaccccatcttaaatttgaaatgtgaaagtgaaatgaggacaattttgaatagtagtcatatccacccgttgtgaataaagatttgagcatttcattcccaaaaagcctttttgtcaagccacttggtcgagcttgggacgatccatgacctttacttttgtagagaattcgagacttgtcatgtcatatgctactagcatcatagggatcatcattccaccaccatccgatcgctcttgacgaaagcgtttggaaattgaggatgaaagtagtctagtttaacaccatttggaggtgatttagtgccatcctcttagacttagtaatttgttgaactagtatttgtgaaggattacatgctcttaaatttgttcctctttagtgcctccaccacttgatgaggaagtggctattcttttgtagatgcatccattatgtgattttgtgtgcttaatgtttggatgtgtcgccattttggcaagacccaccttgccttgcaagaaggcatcctacctcatggttgtcttgttgtgagttgaaggggcggagtgagacccgctaattgtctcatatcggctatattattaggataggttagtattggtcctagtctttgtcacctctttactcgggacgagcaaaggttcggtttagggatatttgatgtgaccataattagcgcatatttagtccccgaattagccttgttcccatgctttttagtgcatatttgggtcatttcttatctttagttctttgttttgcatattctttgagattttgatcccttggtaggaaaggagtaagaatcttgcattttcatggcaaaacgagactaaattgatcgaattcaatgaccaagcatcaaggagagacaagattagaaggcctttgtacatattatagtagaagagcaatgttgagaaaggattcttgagtccccaaggaaatccccaaggaatttatgaagaaaagggaagaaaagaagaagatgtcttgctaagtgacaatccgtgcggattgtccccaatccggccgtcccccagctgcacaatccgtgcggctttcctctaatccgctcggattccacctccacaatccgcccggattccctcaaatccgctcggaccccatcgccagaatccgcccgtcccgaccttattccgcccagattccagcacagcgtgatttcctcttctccaagttaaaaagaaagaagcccttccttcgaaaaataccggctcctccttgctcaatctaaaaagtgtaattactagtttagcccttagttaaccctaatgcatcctccctaatttccactataaataccccattagtctaattagaggagcatgttcttcttatcaataattagagtagttaatatcaatcaaatatctctttagtattgtaatcaaaaattaatcaagttctaatacaagttttatttccttaatctctcttttgttcatcctttattttgggtaattgaagattatttgggttattgttgggagattgacaacctctcaatcaagcattcaagtacttcttttatctttgctttattattggaatcattagtaggtataattctcttaatcccttttaattattgttaattactttcatttattcatcatgtttcatattgttggtatgattgacaaccttgctagcatgatcaacatgataatgagtgagtagtctcttagctagggttaaatgggtgattaggggaaaccaacatggggaatgattcatgcttaaattaatatgctttcatgttttatttgcttgcttgttttgatctcaactcatgcacatgttatatttgatgaaatgctaagcctatgaatccttgcatttactatcatcttctatcttttcaatgagacttgtaagacataacccaactcgagtctcattagaccatgcatgttgttgagtagggaagattaagtcgacttgtaggtgttgtacaatctaatcgattcggctccgacccaaactttcctaggattgtaagatataacccaactcaatccatcacaacaataattgcttgcttataatttgagaacatgtttgtatgatcaattcccatgattcccctatgatcccatgacaccctagtgctttttaatcaattgtttacacccctttaattcatcttgcttgtttatttttattgctattttagtttagtgaccttctacaccaacccaatttgtgacaccccttagacaccactagttgcaatagaaatctcatttcaatacccgtcccttgggatccgacctttacttgcctctttactaattgtagagttgtttgtgaagctataaattgtgttttgattcggacgtgacccaacgaccacacctttaattgtgaacacgaaacggaccgatcagggGCATAAAGATGATAAAAGGCATATACATTGGGTCGCGTGGAAAAGCCTTTGTAAGAGCAAGACTGAAGGAGGGCTGGGATTTCGTTACATTGAGACTTTTAATATGGCTCTTCTTACAAAAAAATTGTGGCGGCTAATAAATCAACCGAACTCCCTCGCGGCTAGGCTAATGAAGGCTCGATATTACCCAAGTATTGGGGCCAGTTTGGGTCATCACCCGTCCTTCATTTGGCGTAGCCTTGTCGAAGCTCAATGGGTTTTAAAGGAGGGGTGCAGATGGTTGGTCCGAAGCGGTCATAATATCCGATTTTGGCATGATAGATGGACTCTCACGTCCCCTACTTTCCGTATTTGGTCCCCATGTAAAGGTAATCCAGATAGCTTGGTGAATGAATGGGTGTCCGAATATGGGTGGGATGAAGATAAACTACGTCAAAACCTTATGGCTTTGGAGGTAGAAGATATTTTAAAAATACCCATACATGATCTTGAGGGAGACGATGAGTTGGTGTGGCATTTTTCTAAGAATGGAGACTACTCGGTTAAGACCGATTATTCCTTTATAAGATGGAAGATGGAGCACGAAATCGCTTCGGGAAGTAGCCTTGCCATGGATATGTTCTGGAGTAATATTTGGAAAATCAACacccccaccccccccccccccccaccccccgCGAAGGTGAGAACGTTGTTGTGGCGTGCTTGCTCTAGGGCTCTTCCTAGCGGTGCAAATTTAAACAGACGCATACAAGAAATGGATCCTACTTGTTGCAGATGCAAACTTGTTGAGGAAACTGATTTACATGCCCTTATTTTGTGTCCTACTGTGAAACTAATATGGGAGTGCTTTGGAGTAGATGTTGATGATGAATGGAGTGGGGTGCATAATATGGAGGAGTGGGCTCGGCTTGTCGTGAAGCGCAGTGATCAAACTGAAGCGAGTAAGAAATTCATATTATTGTGGGCTATTTGGAACGAGAGAAACCATGTCCTTCATGGGGGTGAGCCTAACAACCCATCTACTATCGTCGATAACGCTTTGAAATATCTAGAATCATTTGCAGGCTTGATGAGGGAGAAAAAAGGAAACCATGGGGGCTGCATTGCAGCAACAAATCAATGGTCGCCACCACCGGAAGGCTCTTGGAAAGTCAACGTGGATGCAGCAATTTTTAATGAGAAGGGATGTGGAATGGGGGTGGTTATTCGGGATCACGAAGGCTCGGTTGGAAAAGCAAGGGTGAAGCAGGTGAGGGCTCAGTGGGAGGTAAACATCACTGAGGCGAAGGCGGCGTTTTTAGGACTGCAAATGGCACGTCAAATGGGTATCGAGTCCGTCATTTTGGAGTCTGATTCTCTGGTCCTAGTTACGCTACTTAAGACTCGTAAGGTAGAGAATAGCAATCTTGGAAATGTGGTGCAAGGAATCCTTAGGCTAAGTGAAGAATTTGGGTCATGTGCTTTCAGTTTTGTAAAGCGGAATGGAAATAAGGCCGCTCATAGCATGGCTCACTACTCCCCTTTAGATTACTCGACTAGAATATGGGTTGCCTCGTGTCCGGAGTTAATCGCAGATATTGTATCAGCTGATTTCATGTCGTCCTTTAGCTAATTAATAATACATCttttttcctcaaaaaaaaaaaaagataaataatgTGTTTGGAATTGAATGTAGggaatactccctctgtcccgatcaattgttttagttttccctcataaaataaaacaaacgtaaattattcattgagACGGAGGAAGTACTTGTTATTGTTGAATAATGCTTCAAATAagttattacaataataatgcgTTAGTATAAAGGTGAGTTATTGATATTATGAGTTAGTGTGTTAATGTTGAGATTAAGTTATAGTTTATGATAGAAACGtagaagtatttattttatatgtttagTTTCTACGTTAAAATGTCATATGTAAGGCTATATAAAGGCCTCTAATTTACTTGTAATATGCATCAAATAATAAACAATTATCTCTTTATATTTTTTACTTTCTCCTTTACCAACAAGTTTTGGTCTCAAGAGCACTATAGGCAAGAGAGGAATTTGAAGAGCAACGCAGCTCCTCTCTGTCTAAATCAGGTAAGATCAAATAAAAAATTAGTGAGTGAAATATACGGAGTTTTCCCATAAAATAATTTTTAGAGTGTCATGGCCACTAATGGAGTCTTCATTTCTCAACCATTAATTCCCAGTTTTGATGGGGATAAATACGAGTTTTGGTCAATTAAAATGAGAACTTTGTTTAAATCTCAAGAGCTATGGGATTTAGTTGAAGACGGTTTTGACGACTCGGATATCGAACAACAAAGATtgaaagaaaatagaaaaaaagaTGCAAAAGCGCTCCTATTTGTTCAATCATCTGTTCATGAAAATATTTTCTCCAGAATTGCATCATCAGCAACTTCGAAGGAGGCATGGCAAATTTTAAAAACTGAATTCAAAGGCTCGGATAAGGTAATCGCTGTTAAGCTTCAAACGCTACGCCGCGATTTTGAAACTTTAAATATGCAAAATAATGAGTACGTGCAGGATTACCTATCTAGAGCTAGTACAATTGTGAATAAAATGAAGTCTTATGGGGAAAATATTTCAAATAAAACAGTGGTTCCAAAAATTTTGAGAAGTCTTACTTCTAGATTTGATTCTATTGTCGCTGCAATTGAAGAAACTCATGATATGTCAACTTATTCTTTTGATGAATTAATGAGTTCTTTGCAAGTTCATGAAGAACGATTAAATCATTCAAAACAAAAGAATGAAGAAAAAGCATTTCAGGTGAAGGGAAAATCTTCAAAAGAAAATGACAATAATAATTTTGGTGGACGTGGAAACGATAGAGGTGGTTTCCGCGGTCGAGGTCGTGGTGGTGGCAGAGGCCGTGGCCAACATTTTGGGCAGCGACAACATGGACAAAAGTCGTCCATTCAATGTCATCATTGTACTAAATTCGGTCACAAAGAAGCAAATTGTTGGATAAAGGcacaaaatcaaaaataaaatcaagCAAATTTTGAAGAAAAAGAAGAGGTGGAAACTCTTTAATGGCACACTTTCATGACAATGCAGTCTCGGGTGATGTCTGGTTTGTTGATAGTGGTTGTTCAA from Silene latifolia isolate original U9 population chromosome 5, ASM4854445v1, whole genome shotgun sequence encodes the following:
- the LOC141655100 gene encoding uncharacterized protein LOC141655100, with amino-acid sequence MDPTCCRCKLVEETDLHALILCPTVKLIWECFGVDVDDEWSGVHNMEEWARLVVKRSDQTEASKKFILLWAIWNERNHVLHGGEPNNPSTIVDNALKYLESFAGLMREKKGNHGGCIAATNQWSPPPEGSWKVNVDAAIFNEKGCGMGVVIRDHEGSVGKARVKQVRAQWEVNITEAKAAFLGLQMARQMGIESVILESDSLVLVTLLKTRKVENSNLGNVVQGILRLSEEFGSCAFSFVKRNGNKAAHSMAHYSPLDYSTRIWVASCPELIADIVSADFMSSFS
- the LOC141655101 gene encoding uncharacterized protein LOC141655101 is translated as MRTLFKSQELWDLVEDGFDDSDIEQQRLKENRKKDAKALLFVQSSVHENIFSRIASSATSKEAWQILKTEFKGSDKVIAVKLQTLRRDFETLNMQNNEYVQDYLSRASTIVNKMKSYGENISNKTVVPKILRSLTSRFDSIVAAIEETHDMSTYSFDELMSSLQVHEERLNHSKQKNEEKAFQVKGKSSKENDNNNFGGRGNDRGGFRGRGRGGGRGRGQHFGQRQHGQKSSIQCHHCTKFGHKEANCWIKAQNQK